The Granulicella arctica genome segment GATGGTAGCAAAGACTGGCGGGGAGCGAGTTGTCGCGAGGAGGCGACAATCGGGCGCGTCTATTTGCCGAATTCGGGGGCTTCGTTGGAGTGCTGGACAGGGAGATAGGGCTCGACGGTGAGGAGGTTGGCGAGGGTGCCGCGCTCCTGCTCGGTGAACTGGCTGCGGAAGCGGTCGGAGTTGAGGACGGCCTCGCGCTGGGGGACGGGCATCTCGCGGATGTCGCGGAAGGCGCGGGCTACGAGGCGGCGGCGATCGACGGGAAGGTTGCTGAGCTGTTGCATGGCTCCGCGAACCTGGGTGCGCTGGGCCGGGGTGAGACGCTCCATGGCCTCGGTGCGGTCGAGGAGGCGGCGACGCTGCTCTTCGGGCATGTTGTTGAGCTGGGTGAGGCGATCGCT includes the following:
- a CDS encoding DUF3106 domain-containing protein, giving the protein MALFTPSRRILPAILAGCALLVPAITLAQPHGGPPRPAFAQQHPAPGASHAPKPQQEHLSQWMERHRNMPLAQQQNALRNEPGFRDLPPETQQRMSDRLTQLNNMPEEQRRRLLDRTEAMERLTPAQRTQVRGAMQQLSNLPVDRRRLVARAFRDIREMPVPQREAVLNSDRFRSQFTEQERGTLANLLTVEPYLPVQHSNEAPEFGK